The proteins below come from a single Harpia harpyja isolate bHarHar1 chromosome 2, bHarHar1 primary haplotype, whole genome shotgun sequence genomic window:
- the EGR4 gene encoding early growth response protein 4, producing MLNVMDFSCPDPLYSKYEESCEMKTGELQGLGQPEQQLLAEGDFLGGELLGTPMSGGAVDYSLLGSQPSPSLSYTGSFFIKAVPEHPQDQESLFNLMSGILGISPFASSEGHQRHLDALYPCPEVAQSQLDLYAACQPEMNGSTQAPFPEQGYGGFPATEGAQALQAQPTLGNTSQCFFQPKLLDNKQDIKLPSASPPLDKFKASCAQWEPITQHQAYLPAGYPSPEAFPAGESGQGLFHPLGSKMESVLSVSCQSELGSLAEDAACFGTHLGFGCEPENFPARGDFADAKIHNLPPPLMPEFDASLAQPEVLPGLMSSAELLHPHPSPSVPAPDFLGHPTSSSIPSLLPTNPPALAEPKKKTRRTKCSSKCFCPKPHEKAFACPVENCIRSFARSDELNRHLRIHTGHKPFQCRICLRNFSRSDHLTTHIRTHTGEKPFSCDTCGRRFARSDEKKRHSKVHLKQKARTEEKLKGLGFFSVGLSFGTL from the exons ATGCTCAACGTTATGGATTTCTCTTGCCCGGACCCGCTTTACTCCAAGTACGAGGAGAGCTGCGAGATGAAAACCGGAGAGCTGCAGGGCTTGGGGCAGCCTGAGCAGCAACTTCTGGCAGAGGGCGATTTCCTAGGAG GTGAGCTGCTGGGCACCCCGATGAGCGGCGGGGCGGTGGATTACTCCCTGCTGGGCAGCCAGCCCTCCCCTTCGCTCAGCTACACCGGCAGTTTCTTCATCAAGGCGGTACCGGAACATCCCCAGGACCAGGAATCCCTCTTCAACCTGATGTCGGGGATCCTGGGCATCTCCCCCTTCGCCTCCTCCGAGGGCCACCAAAGGCACCTGGATGCTCTTTACCCCTGCCCCGAGGTGGCTCAGAGCCAGCTGGACCTTTACGCCGCCTGCCAGCCCGAAATGAACGGATCCACCCAAGCCCCTTTCCCGGAGCAGGGCTACGGCGGCTTCCCCGCGACGGAGGGGGCTCAAGCCCTCCAGGCACAACCCACCTTAGGAAACACCTCGCAGTGCTTCTTCCAGCCCAAGCTCCTGGATAACAAGCAGGACATCAAGCTGCCCTCTGCTTCCCCACCCTTGGACAAGTTTAAAGCCTCCTGCGCCCAGTGGGAGCCCATCACCCAGCATCAGGCCTACTTGCCCGCCGGCTACCCTTCTCCCGAAGCCTTCCCGGCTGGGGAGAGCGGCCAGGGGCTGTTCCACCCGCTGGGCTCCAAGATGGAGAGCGTCTTGTCGGTCAGCTGCCAGTCGGAGCTCGGCAGCCTGGCGGAGGATGCTGCCTGCTTCGGCACCCATCTGGGCTTCGGCTGCGAGCCAGAAAACTTCCCGGCCCGCGGGGACTTTGCCGACGCCAAGATCCACAACCTCCCTCCTCCGTTAATGCCGGAGTTCGACGCCTCCTTAGCCCAGCCCGAAGTCCTGCCGGGTCTGATGAGCTCTGCCGAGCTCCTCCATCCTCACCCCTCGCCCTCCGTCCCCGCCCCGGACTTTTTGGGCCACCCCACttcttcctccatcccttccctgctgcccaccAACCCTCCTGCCTTGGCCGAGCCCAAGAAGAAGACCCGCCGGACCAAGTGCTCTTCCAAATGCTTCTGCCCCAAACCCCACGAGAAGGCTTTCGCCTGCCCGGTGGAGAACTGCATCCGGAGCTTCGCCCGCTCGGATGAGCTCAACAGGCACCTCCGCATCCATACGGGCCACAAACCCTTCCAGTGCCGCATCTGCTTGAGGAACTTCAGCCGCAGCGACCACCTCACCACCCACATCCGCACCCACACCGGCGAGAAGCCCTTCTCCTGCGACACCTGCGGCCGCCGCTTCGCCAGGAGCGACGAGAAGAAGCGTCACAGCAAGGTCCACCTGAAGCAGAAAGCCCGGACGGAGGAGAAGCTCAAAGGTTTGGGGTTCTTCTCGGTGGGTCTTTCCTTCGGGACACTGTGA